The following coding sequences lie in one Candidatus Angelobacter sp. genomic window:
- a CDS encoding MBL fold metallo-hydrolase — protein sequence MAARFTILGSGSAGNCAYLETDETRLLIDAGFSGRQIRQRLASIGRTPESLHGILITHEHSDHIQGLGMLCAKLQIPIYCNRLTQEAVEGEFQAKFDCRIFATGATFDVGDVSVDTFSVPHDAHDPVGFLLRTSGGNIGFLTDLGHATKLVVERVRASNILLLETNHDLKLLHEDTKRPWSIKQRILSRHGHLSNTAAAEVAVQIVSPELRHLYLGHLSRDCNRPELAYRAISEPLLRIGAHHVLVESTSQDTPCATLVL from the coding sequence GTGGCAGCGCGATTCACCATTCTCGGCAGCGGTTCGGCGGGCAATTGCGCTTACCTGGAAACCGATGAGACACGACTGCTCATCGACGCTGGTTTCAGTGGCCGCCAGATCCGCCAGCGCCTGGCCTCCATCGGCCGCACTCCCGAATCTCTGCACGGAATCCTGATCACTCATGAGCACAGTGATCACATCCAGGGTCTGGGAATGCTCTGCGCGAAGCTGCAGATTCCCATCTACTGCAACCGGCTTACCCAGGAAGCCGTCGAAGGCGAGTTCCAGGCAAAATTCGATTGCCGTATTTTCGCGACCGGCGCGACATTCGACGTGGGCGACGTCAGCGTTGATACTTTCTCCGTCCCCCACGACGCGCACGACCCCGTCGGTTTTCTACTGCGGACCAGCGGAGGGAATATTGGTTTTCTGACCGACCTGGGTCACGCGACGAAGCTTGTTGTCGAACGCGTCCGGGCCTCAAACATCCTGCTGCTCGAAACCAACCACGATCTGAAGCTGTTGCACGAGGACACGAAACGTCCGTGGAGCATCAAGCAACGCATTCTGAGCCGCCACGGCCATCTCTCCAACACCGCCGCGGCCGAAGTTGCGGTTCAGATTGTTTCGCCCGAACTCCGCCACCTGTATCTCGGGCATCTCAGTCGCGATTGCAACCGCCCCGAACTGGCTTACCGCGCAATCAGTGAACCACTCCTCAGGATCGGCGCGCATCATGTCCTTGTCGAATCCACTTCGCAGGATACCCCCTGCGCCACGCTTGTGCTGTGA
- the rsmI gene encoding 16S rRNA (cytidine(1402)-2'-O)-methyltransferase: MNIGKTLPPLTPGTLYLVATPIGNLEDITLRALRVLKECDVVAAEDTRHTGQLLGHFGISQPLLSYFQFNEARRAEEIIERLSRGEKVALVTDAGSPGISDPGERVVKAALAAGHRVEPVPGACALISALTASGLPTTEFHFIGFLPHKSGQRRNKIESLSSVSGTLLFYESPYRIEKLLRELAGVFAAREIVLARELTKKFEEFLRGKPAELLEIVKKRGLKGEFVVLVDNAQPGRPSRNENTD, encoded by the coding sequence GTGAACATCGGGAAGACCCTGCCGCCGCTGACGCCCGGAACGCTCTACCTGGTGGCGACACCCATCGGCAACCTCGAAGACATCACGCTGCGCGCATTGCGTGTGCTAAAGGAATGCGACGTCGTCGCTGCCGAAGACACCCGCCACACCGGACAACTCCTGGGTCATTTCGGGATCTCGCAACCGTTGTTGAGTTACTTCCAGTTCAACGAAGCCAGGCGCGCCGAGGAGATCATCGAAAGACTGAGCCGAGGCGAAAAGGTCGCTCTGGTCACCGATGCCGGGAGTCCGGGCATCAGCGACCCCGGCGAACGGGTCGTCAAAGCGGCGCTTGCCGCCGGCCATCGAGTGGAACCCGTGCCCGGCGCCTGCGCATTGATCAGCGCGCTGACCGCGAGCGGTCTGCCAACCACCGAATTTCACTTCATCGGTTTTCTGCCGCACAAATCCGGTCAGCGGCGGAACAAAATCGAGTCCCTCAGCTCGGTTTCAGGCACACTTCTGTTTTACGAATCCCCGTACCGGATCGAAAAGCTGTTGCGCGAACTGGCCGGGGTCTTTGCCGCACGCGAAATCGTCCTCGCCCGTGAGCTGACGAAAAAATTCGAAGAGTTTCTGCGCGGCAAACCGGCGGAGCTTCTGGAGATTGTAAAGAAACGCGGTTTGAAAGGCGAGTTTGTGGTGCTCGTGGACAATGCCCAACCCGGCCGCCCCTCCCGAAACGAGAACACGGACTGA
- a CDS encoding FAD-linked oxidase C-terminal domain-containing protein — GGNIATNAGGPRCLKYGVTRDYVLGVEAVLSDCSVVRLGSRTHKNKTGFDLARLFVGSEGLLGIVTEATLKLLPLPPFRACLGVGFASMRNAARAIRMIFAAGILPSALEVADAFTLAAARKRTGSGLLSGCRAHLIVELDGQKQSVRSELRQLERIVRTTRPVFVQRGLGARECERFWQLRREFSYALRDTGLTKLNEDIAVPRGRLEDLFRFAERLQKKHRLPVACFGHAGDGNIHVNVMLDKMQPGALQRSEAALDDLFKQVLAWGGVITGEHGIGLAKKRWWPEAVSKEGRALHRAIKHALDPRGILNPGKFV, encoded by the coding sequence GGCGGCAACATCGCCACGAACGCCGGCGGTCCGCGATGCCTGAAATATGGTGTGACGCGCGATTACGTGCTCGGCGTCGAAGCAGTGCTGTCTGACTGCTCCGTCGTGCGTCTGGGCAGTCGCACGCACAAAAACAAAACAGGATTCGATCTTGCCCGCCTGTTTGTCGGATCGGAAGGGTTGTTGGGAATCGTGACCGAGGCAACGCTGAAACTGCTCCCGTTGCCGCCGTTTCGTGCATGTCTTGGCGTTGGATTCGCCTCCATGAGGAACGCCGCCCGGGCCATTCGAATGATTTTCGCCGCCGGCATTCTGCCGAGCGCGCTGGAGGTGGCGGACGCGTTCACGCTCGCAGCGGCGCGGAAACGAACGGGCAGCGGCCTTCTGTCAGGCTGCCGCGCTCACCTCATCGTCGAACTCGACGGCCAGAAACAGTCCGTCCGTTCCGAGTTGAGGCAGTTGGAACGAATCGTCCGGACCACGAGGCCGGTGTTCGTTCAGCGCGGCCTTGGTGCGCGGGAATGCGAGAGATTCTGGCAGCTGCGCCGCGAATTCTCCTATGCGCTGCGTGACACGGGATTGACCAAGCTCAACGAGGACATTGCCGTGCCCCGCGGTCGGCTTGAAGACCTGTTCCGCTTTGCGGAACGATTGCAAAAAAAGCATCGCCTCCCCGTGGCCTGCTTCGGCCACGCGGGCGACGGCAACATTCATGTCAACGTGATGCTCGACAAAATGCAGCCGGGCGCACTGCAACGAAGCGAGGCGGCGCTCGACGATTTGTTCAAACAGGTGCTCGCGTGGGGCGGAGTGATCACAGGTGAACACGGCATCGGGCTTGCCAAGAAACGCTGGTGGCCAGAAGCGGTGTCGAAGGAAGGCCGAGCGCTGCACCGCGCAATCAAACATGCCCTCGACCCCAGGGGGATCCTGAACCCGGGAAAGTTCGTTTAG